A region from the Chrysoperla carnea chromosome 4, inChrCarn1.1, whole genome shotgun sequence genome encodes:
- the LOC123298001 gene encoding ankyrin repeat domain-containing protein 54-like, which produces MEGDIGKTRITHKRCYLKKAQNACNIYTKAANEKRLRTAALTNNEDRVREILLTGVDVNAADENKRTPLHLAASRGYAPVVRLLLEHGADPTLTDTLGNTPLHLASCTGNASVVKDLLACGANAETKDSRGCDAIQLAQGRLRILASCLRSTQPQDTAIMDQVQTVINSLIASLNKSQADRIDALHQKLANSTPKDHISALLDELEKLSL; this is translated from the coding sequence atggaAGGTGATATTGGTAAAACTCGAATAACTCACAAGaggtgttatttaaaaaaagcacaAAACGCATGTAATATTTATACGAAGGCAGCCAATGAAAAACGATTACGTACAGCAGCGTTAACAAATAATGAAGATCGTGTTCGTGAAATATTACTAACGGGAGTGGATGTAAATGCAGCTGACGAAAATAAAAGAACACCTTTACATTTAGCAGCAAGTCGAGGCTACGCGCCAGTTGTAAGATTGTTACTGGAACATGGAGCCGATCCAACACTAACAGACACATTGGGTAATACTCCTTTGCATTTAGCATCTTGTACGGGCAATGCAAGTGTTGTCAAAGATTTATTAGCATGTGGAGCTAACGCAGAAACAAAAGATTCACGAGGTTGTGATGCGATACAATTGGCACAAGGTCGATTACGAATATTGGCATCATGCTTACGATCGACCCAACCACAGGATACAGCTATTATGGATCAAGTACAAACAGTTATAAATAGTTTAATCGCGTCATTAAATAAATCGCAAGCCGATCGTATCGATGCATTACATCAGAAACTAGCGAATTCAACACCTAAAGATCACATCTCAGCTCTGTTGGATGAACTTGAAAAATTATCGTTGTAA